Part of the Streptomyces sp. f51 genome is shown below.
GCCCGGGACGCCGACAAGGACGAGTGACAGCGGGACCCGGAGCCCGCTCGTACGAGCCGTAGCCCGGGGAACACGTCCCGGGCGTCGGGGCCGTCAGGCGTCCGGCCAACTCCCGCTCCCCGCAAGGTCGAGGACGAGCGCGGCGATGTTCCACGCGTCGTCCTCGCCGCGGTGGTGCCTTCCCTCCAGCGGCAGCCCGGCCAGACGCAGGGCCTGTGCCATCCCGGGCCGTTTCCGCAGCCCGCGGGCGGTGGTGAAGACCGCCTTGGCGTTGGTGTGCCGGCGGCCGAAGGGGTAAGGGGTCGTCGTGGCGGCGCACTGGCGGGTGAACTGATGACGGTCGTAGTCGCCCCAACTCGCCCACGGCCGCCGCCCCGCGTGATGCAGCGCGGCCAACTCACGGCAGGCGTCGGGGAATTCGAGTCCCCGCTCGACCTCGTCCTGTGTCAGTCCGGTGAGTTCCGTGCAGAAGTCGCCGACGGTCGACCGTGCGGGCCGCACCAGGATGCGGTGCTTCGCCACTCGGACACCCTCGTCCAGATCGACGACCGTCAGGCCGATCTCGATGATCTCGCTCACCGCTCCGGGCGGCGGAGTGCCGTCCCAGCAGGTGGCCTCGACATCGACGACGTTCAGGAGTCCCCCGGCACTGTTCATGCGGGCGAGCGTAGAAGGGAGAGGCCCTGGACGGCACCGGGTTTTCCTCCCCGCCGCGCCGGCCGGACGGCGGGGTCCGGCGCGACGGCGGTCGGAGCGGAGGTCACGGGCGCGGCCAGGGACGTCCGCCGATGCGCTCGATGTCGGTGTTGAAGCGCCGGAGGTACGAGGCGAAGGCGGCGATGTCCTCCTCCGGCCAGTCGGCCATGACGCGGTCCAGCGAGCTGATGAGCCCCTGCCGTTCCTCGTCGAGAAGCCGCGCCCCCTCGTCCGTGATGCGGAACTTGCGGGCCATGCCGCCGTCGGGGTCGGGGATCCGCTCCACCAGGCCGGCGCGCATCGCCGCCGCGGTCTGCCGGTTGAGGGTGGAGGCGTCGAGCCCGAAGGCGTCGCTCAGCTCACCGATCGACATCGGCCCCTGGATCCGGATACGGCTGAGCAGGATGTAGGCGCTGCGCTCCAGCACGCCGTCCTTGGTCCGGCCGCCTCTGTGGTTCATCCATCCATGGCGGCTGAGCAGCATCTGCTCGTACTCGACCTCGTGTGTGGGCCTGACCATCCGCCTGCCGCCTCCCGCTGTTCCCTGGGCCGCGCGCCCCGCGCATATCGGTGCGACCCGGCTCCATGGTCCCACATCCGCATGCACGGCCCACATCACATGCATGAGCCACACAGCATGCGCGATACATAAGACATGTACGATGCACACCTCTTGCCCCGCAGACAGAACCCGAGGAGTCCCTCATGGACGCCCCCCAGCCCTCCGCCCGAGCGGGTGGTGTGGTCGCCACGCTCGCCTTCGCCGGCACCGTGGCGGCGATCATGCAGACGCTGGTCACTCCGCTCATCGCCGAGCTCCCCCAGATCCTGCACACCACACCCGCGAACTCCGCCTGGGTGATCACCGTGACGCTGCTGGTCGCGGCCGTCTGCGTCCCGGTCTCCGGCCGCCTGGGCGACCTGCTGGGCAAGCGGCGCATGCTGCTCGCCTGTTCCGTCCCGCTCGTGGTCGGCTCCGTGGTCTGCGCGCTCTCCTCGTCCGTCGTCCCGATGATCGTCGGGCGCGGTCTCCAGGGCATGGGCATGGGCATGGTGCCGCTGGGCATCGCCCTGCTGCGTGACGTGGTGCCCGCCGAGAAGCTGAGTTCCTCCATCGCGCTGGTCAGCGCGTCCATGGGCATCGGCGGCGGCCTCGGTCTGCCCATCTCGGCCGCGGTCGCCCAGTACGCGAACTGGCGCGTGCTGTTCTGGGGCTCCGCCGTGCTCGCCGTGACGATCGGAACGCTGATCTGGTTCCTCATCCCGGACGTGCCGGCCGGCGCCAAGGGTCAGCGCTTCGACGTCCTCGGCGCGCTCGGGCTCGGCGTGGGCCTGGTCTGCCTGCTTCTCGGCGTCTCCAAGGGTGCCGACTGGGGCTGGGGGTCCGCGACGACCGTCGGACTCTTCGCCGCCTCCGTCGCGGTCCTGATCGCCTGGGGCGCCTGGGAGATGCGGACCCAGGACCCGCTGATCGACCTGCGCACCACGGCCCGCCCCCGGGTGCTGCTCACCAACGTGGCCTCGATCTTCGTCGGCTTCGGCATGTACGCCAGCATGCTGATCATCCCGCAGCTGCTCCAGTTCCCCGAGGCCACCGGCTACGGCCTGGGCCAGTCCATGCTCGCGGCCGGTCTGTGGATGGCCCCCGGCGGCATCATGATGATGATCGTCTCGCCGCTCGGCGGGAAGCTGACCGACGCCCGCGGCCCGAAGTTCACGCTGGTCTGCGGTGTCCTCGTCATCGCGCTCGGCTACGGTCTCGCGCTGGGCCTGATGGGCACGCCCTGGGGTCTCATGCTGACCGGCATGGTCATCAACAGCGGCGTCGGCCTCGCCTACGGCTCGATGCCGGCCCTGATCATGAGCTCGGTCCCGCTCTCCGAGACCGCCGCCGCCAACGGCTTCAACACCCTGATGCGCTCGCTCGGCACCTCGGTCGGCTCGGCGGTCATCGGTGTCATCCTCGCCCAGATGACGACCAGCGCGGCCGGCTACACGTTCACCTCCGAGGGCGGCTTCCGCACCGGCCTCGTCGTCGGCGGCTGCGTCGCCCTGATGGCCGCCGCCATCGGCGCCGTGATCCCGGCGGCACGCGCCGCCGCGGGAGCCGGCACGACGGGCCCGAGCGCGGAGCCGGAGACCGCCGCGGCAGCACGCTGAAGCCCGCCGCTTCCCGCACCGGCTCCGACGGCCCCTGGTCCGTCCGAGCCGGTGCACCGCGCGTCCTCGCGGCGGCGCCGCCTCGCACCGGCGCGTGAACACCCTTGATCGGGCGCGGAGTTCTAGCGATTGTCCGCCGGATCTCGCCCGCCGACCGGGGCCGAGGTGCCATGGCCGGGCCACGCGAGGCCGTCGACGGCGAGGAACGGCTCGCCGGGCATCGCCCCCGGGGTCGTCCCGGCGAAGGCCATGACGTCCCGGTGCAGATGGGACTGGTCCGCGTATCCGGTGTCGGCGGCGACCCGGGCCGCGCTCTCGCCGGCGACCAGGCGGTGCGCCGCGTGGTCGAAACGGACCAGCTTCACGGCGTACTTGGGCGGCAGGCCGAGCTGCGACCGGAACCGCGACCACAGCCGCTTACGGCTCCACCCGACCTCGGCCGCGAGGTCGTCGACCCGGATCAGCCCCCGGGCGGCGACGATCCGTTGCCAGGCCCGGGCCACCTCCGGGTCCACCGGCGGCCCCGTCCCGTACCGCCCGGCGAGCAGGGCTTCCGCCAGCGCGAAGCGGCCCTGCCACGACGGGACGTCGGCGAGCCGCTCACGGATCCGCGACGCCTCCCGGCCCCACAGGTCTTCCAGCGGCACGACGGCGCCGTCGAGTCCGGCGGGGGAGACACCCAGAATCGCGCGCGCGATCACCGGGGACAGGCGTAGCTGCACGCACTCGACGTTCTCTCCCCACGCCCGGACCGCGCCCCCGGCCCCGGTCCCCGGCCCGGCGACGACGCTTCCCCGCTGCCGGTGCCCGTCACCGGCGTCGACGACGGGCGAACCGGCGCCGAACTCCAGGAGCACCGTGACGGCCGGGTGCGGGACCATCCGGAGCCCTTCCAGCTCACGGACGCCAAACCCGGCCATGGTGACACCGGGCACCCGGCTCGGCCGCCGCGGGCACGCGACGCCCCAGCTCTCCGCACCGTGCACGAAGGTCCGCATGTCCCCATGCTACGCACGCCGGTTGAGGGGAACATTCGTCCAATCCAGCGGCGGGTACCGGCGGCGACAGTGGGTTCACGACGGTCGTGGCGCTCCACGCCGTACGGAGGGAACCGAGGGGAAGGCAGGGGTGCCATGCGGATTCTGGTCTCCGGTGCGAGCGTGGCAGGTCCGGTGCTGGCCCACTGGCTCACCCGGTACGGCTTCTCCGTGACCGTCGTCGAGCGCGCGCCGGCTCCGCGCAGGACCGGCGGCCACGCGGTCGATCTGTTCCGGCCCGCGATGGACATCTCGGAGAGGATGGGCGTGCTCCCGCGCATCGAGGAGCGGGCCACCGGAACGAGCCGGCTGACCGTCGTCCCGGAGGGGTCACGGCGTCCCGTCCGGGCGGACCTCTCCAAGATCTTCGGCGGTGCCTCCACCCGGCACGCCGAGATCATGCGTGACGACCTGAGCGAGATCTACCGCGACGCCGCGCGCGACGACGTCGAGTACGTCTTCGGCGACTCGATCACCGCGATCGCGCCCGACGGCGAGGTGACCTTTTTGCACGGGGCACCACGGCGCTTCGACCTCGTCGTCGGCGCGGACGGACTGCACTCCACCGTCCGCCGTCTCGTCTTCGGCGAGGGGTCCCGCGCCGACTCCTTCACCGGGGCGTACTTCGGGGTCCTGACCCTCCCGAACGTCTCCGGCCTGGACGGCGAACTCCTCATCCACGTCGGCGTGGGCCGCACCGCCGGCCTCTACGGCGCCCGGCACCTGGGCGACGCGCGGGTCCTGTTCCTGTTCCGCGGCCCGAGCGGGCTCGACCGTGACCACCACGACGTGGCCCGGCAGAAGGAAGTGCTGCGCGGAGCGTTCGCCGGGATGCACGCGGAGGTCGACCGCTGGCTGGACGAGCTCGACCGGACCCCGGCGTTCTACTTCGACTCGATCACCCAGCTCCGCCTGGACACCTGGTCGCAGGGGAGGGTGACGCTGGTCGGCGACGCGGGCTACTGCCCCGGTGCGGCCGTCGGCGGCAGCACCAGCCTCGCGGTCGTCGGCGCGTACGTACTCGCCGGCGAGCTGGCACGGGCGGACGGTGACCACGAGCGTGCCTTCCCGGCCTACGAGCGCGCGATGGCGGAGCATGTGCGGGGCAGCCGTGAGGTCGCGCTGAGCGCGGCGAAGACCCTGATCCCCACGTCACGGCTCGGCGTGTGGGGCCTGGCCCAGGGCGCCCGGCTGATCTCCGCCCTGCCCGCGGGTCCCAGCCGCGCCCTCGTCCGGCTCACGACCAGGAGCGCGCGCTTCCACGACTCCGTGACTGTCGACGACTACCCGGCCCCGCTCGCCGCGTCAGGCGACCGGGACGCCCCCTGAGCCGCGGCCCTGAGCGCGGTCGGCGTCGTCCACCGCGGTCCGCCTGCCCAGGTAGGTGAGCGGTCCCGGGTCGGCCACGGGGATCTCGTGGAAGCCGAGACGGTCGTAGAACGCGCGCGCCGGCCTGTTCGCGGTGACCATGCCGAGGTGGACCATGGGCACCCCGCGGTCGTGCAGCGCGGTGAGGAAGGTGTGCATCAGGGCTCTGCCGTGACCGCGCCGCTGGAAGCCCGGCAGCAGGTCGATGTGCAGGTGCGCCGGATGGCCGGCGAGCTCGGGCAGGACCATGCGCTCGGGGGTGTGCAGCAGCCCGATCATCACCTCGGTGGGCGTGCGGGGCGGCGTGGTGGGGGCGGGGTAGCGGTGCGCGACGCGCGGGATCCAGGTGTCCCGGAACCGGGCGGCGAACCCGGCGGTGTCGCCGGTTCCGACCACGTAGCCGACGGCCCGGCCCCTCCCGTCGTCCAGGACGAAGGCAAGTTCCGGCTCCAGGACGCAGTAGGGCTCGGCGAAGAGCGTCGGCATCAGCTCCTCGTCCGGGTACAGGGCACGCGAGTCCCCGCCCTCGTCCGCGGTGCTCACGCACACGTCGGCGACGGCGGCACGGTCGGCGGCCCGGTAGGCGCGGAGGAACGGCGATGGGTTCATGAGCGGCATCCTGACGCCTTGGGAGCGCTCCCACAAGAGGTCGCGCAAGAGCGCGAGGCGCCGCTTGGTGCGATGCTGAAGTACCGGATCATGACCTGGGAGCAGGGAACGACGGCAGCGTGAGGACAGTGACACGGCCGAATCGAGCGGCGATCTGGAACCGGTTCGTGGCATCCGACCCGGGCCTGCTGCGGCTCATGGCCGGACTGCGGACCGTCGGCGCCATCGCCCTCACCCTCGTCGTCCTCGGCATGCGCGGCGCCGGTCCCAGCCTCATGGTGAGCGGCGCCATGACCGCCATGGTGGCCACCTTCTCGATCAAGGAGAAGCACCGCGGCGCGCAGGCCGTCACCCTCGCGCTCGGGCTGCCCGTGGCACTCGCGGCGATGTCGCTGGGCGCCGCGCTCAGCACCCACACCCTGGCGGGCGACGTGTGCTTCATCGCCCTGATCTTCGTCGCGGTCTACTGCCGCCGCTACGGTGACCGCGGCACGGCCCTCGGGCTGATCGCCTTCCAGATCTACTT
Proteins encoded:
- a CDS encoding 3'-5' exonuclease — protein: MNSAGGLLNVVDVEATCWDGTPPPGAVSEIIEIGLTVVDLDEGVRVAKHRILVRPARSTVGDFCTELTGLTQDEVERGLEFPDACRELAALHHAGRRPWASWGDYDRHQFTRQCAATTTPYPFGRRHTNAKAVFTTARGLRKRPGMAQALRLAGLPLEGRHHRGEDDAWNIAALVLDLAGSGSWPDA
- a CDS encoding MarR family transcriptional regulator, which translates into the protein MVRPTHEVEYEQMLLSRHGWMNHRGGRTKDGVLERSAYILLSRIRIQGPMSIGELSDAFGLDASTLNRQTAAAMRAGLVERIPDPDGGMARKFRITDEGARLLDEERQGLISSLDRVMADWPEEDIAAFASYLRRFNTDIERIGGRPWPRP
- a CDS encoding MFS transporter; protein product: MDAPQPSARAGGVVATLAFAGTVAAIMQTLVTPLIAELPQILHTTPANSAWVITVTLLVAAVCVPVSGRLGDLLGKRRMLLACSVPLVVGSVVCALSSSVVPMIVGRGLQGMGMGMVPLGIALLRDVVPAEKLSSSIALVSASMGIGGGLGLPISAAVAQYANWRVLFWGSAVLAVTIGTLIWFLIPDVPAGAKGQRFDVLGALGLGVGLVCLLLGVSKGADWGWGSATTVGLFAASVAVLIAWGAWEMRTQDPLIDLRTTARPRVLLTNVASIFVGFGMYASMLIIPQLLQFPEATGYGLGQSMLAAGLWMAPGGIMMMIVSPLGGKLTDARGPKFTLVCGVLVIALGYGLALGLMGTPWGLMLTGMVINSGVGLAYGSMPALIMSSVPLSETAAANGFNTLMRSLGTSVGSAVIGVILAQMTTSAAGYTFTSEGGFRTGLVVGGCVALMAAAIGAVIPAARAAAGAGTTGPSAEPETAAAAR
- a CDS encoding helix-turn-helix domain-containing protein — translated: MRTFVHGAESWGVACPRRPSRVPGVTMAGFGVRELEGLRMVPHPAVTVLLEFGAGSPVVDAGDGHRQRGSVVAGPGTGAGGAVRAWGENVECVQLRLSPVIARAILGVSPAGLDGAVVPLEDLWGREASRIRERLADVPSWQGRFALAEALLAGRYGTGPPVDPEVARAWQRIVAARGLIRVDDLAAEVGWSRKRLWSRFRSQLGLPPKYAVKLVRFDHAAHRLVAGESAARVAADTGYADQSHLHRDVMAFAGTTPGAMPGEPFLAVDGLAWPGHGTSAPVGGRDPADNR
- a CDS encoding FAD-dependent monooxygenase, coding for MRILVSGASVAGPVLAHWLTRYGFSVTVVERAPAPRRTGGHAVDLFRPAMDISERMGVLPRIEERATGTSRLTVVPEGSRRPVRADLSKIFGGASTRHAEIMRDDLSEIYRDAARDDVEYVFGDSITAIAPDGEVTFLHGAPRRFDLVVGADGLHSTVRRLVFGEGSRADSFTGAYFGVLTLPNVSGLDGELLIHVGVGRTAGLYGARHLGDARVLFLFRGPSGLDRDHHDVARQKEVLRGAFAGMHAEVDRWLDELDRTPAFYFDSITQLRLDTWSQGRVTLVGDAGYCPGAAVGGSTSLAVVGAYVLAGELARADGDHERAFPAYERAMAEHVRGSREVALSAAKTLIPTSRLGVWGLAQGARLISALPAGPSRALVRLTTRSARFHDSVTVDDYPAPLAASGDRDAP
- a CDS encoding GNAT family N-acetyltransferase, with amino-acid sequence MNPSPFLRAYRAADRAAVADVCVSTADEGGDSRALYPDEELMPTLFAEPYCVLEPELAFVLDDGRGRAVGYVVGTGDTAGFAARFRDTWIPRVAHRYPAPTTPPRTPTEVMIGLLHTPERMVLPELAGHPAHLHIDLLPGFQRRGHGRALMHTFLTALHDRGVPMVHLGMVTANRPARAFYDRLGFHEIPVADPGPLTYLGRRTAVDDADRAQGRGSGGVPVA